In Saccharicrinis fermentans DSM 9555 = JCM 21142, a genomic segment contains:
- a CDS encoding NADP-dependent isocitrate dehydrogenase: MTKTSKIIYTKTDEAPALATYSLLPIIKTFTDAAGVEVELTDISLAGRIIASFPDRLTEEQKQDDALAQLGALANSPEANIIKLPNISASIPQLIAAIKELQDHGYDIPDYPVDPQNDAEKEIKARYAKVLGSAVNPVLREGNSDRRVAEAVKQYAKNNPHSMGAWSADSKSHVAYMKGGDFYSSEKSFVAPEQGAVKIELIANEWEVTVLKEQTVLQKGEVIDGSVMSKKALRAFYEKEIEAAKSEDVLLSLHLKATMMKVSDPIMFGHAVTVFYKEVFERYADLFNKLGVDPNNGLGDVYAKIATLPAEEKEEVEAAIQQVYASRPELAMVNSDKGITNLHVPSDIIIDASMPAAIRTSGKMWGPDGKLKDTKAMIPDRSYAEIYQEVFSFCKENGAFDVTTMGSVSNVGLMAKKAEEYGSHDKTFLIPADGTVRVTFSDGSVAFEHAVEEGDIWRMCQTQDVAVKDWVRLAVKRAKATGNPAIFWLDKNRAHDANIMDKVNAYLQEEDIAGSDIKILSPVEAMQYTLKRVKVGEDTISVTGNVLRDYLTDLFPILELGTSAKMLSIVPLLAGGGLYETGAGGSAPKHVQQFLSEGHLRWDSLGEFLALAVSLEDIGNKTRNTKAVLLAKALNQANSQFLLNDKSPSRKVNEPDNRTSHFYLALYWAKAMAEQTEDVPLQRKFAKMVLMLTDHERKITKELIDAQGKEVNIGGYYQPNEDLVSKAMRPSETFNNILSRV, translated from the coding sequence ATGACAAAAACATCAAAAATTATTTACACCAAAACCGACGAAGCACCGGCTTTGGCTACCTATTCTTTATTGCCCATCATAAAAACCTTTACTGACGCTGCTGGTGTTGAGGTTGAGTTGACTGATATATCTTTGGCAGGACGAATTATTGCTAGCTTTCCGGATCGTTTGACAGAGGAACAAAAGCAGGATGACGCCTTGGCACAGTTGGGAGCATTGGCCAATAGTCCAGAGGCCAATATCATTAAATTACCAAATATAAGTGCTTCTATACCTCAGTTAATAGCTGCTATTAAAGAATTGCAAGACCATGGATATGATATTCCTGACTACCCGGTAGATCCCCAAAACGATGCGGAAAAAGAAATAAAGGCCAGGTATGCTAAGGTATTGGGAAGTGCAGTGAACCCTGTGTTGAGAGAAGGGAATTCTGATAGAAGGGTGGCAGAAGCAGTGAAGCAATATGCAAAGAATAACCCACATTCAATGGGGGCATGGAGTGCCGACTCTAAATCTCATGTGGCCTATATGAAAGGTGGTGATTTTTATTCTTCTGAAAAATCTTTTGTAGCGCCTGAGCAAGGGGCTGTAAAAATTGAGTTAATAGCCAATGAATGGGAAGTAACCGTGTTGAAAGAACAAACTGTTCTGCAAAAGGGAGAGGTGATCGATGGTTCGGTGATGAGTAAAAAAGCGTTGAGAGCGTTTTATGAAAAAGAGATAGAAGCTGCTAAAAGTGAGGATGTATTGCTGTCCTTACATCTAAAAGCTACCATGATGAAGGTGTCCGATCCTATTATGTTTGGACATGCAGTAACTGTTTTTTATAAGGAGGTATTCGAAAGATATGCCGATCTCTTTAATAAGCTGGGAGTGGATCCCAATAATGGCTTGGGGGATGTTTATGCCAAGATAGCAACCCTGCCTGCAGAAGAAAAAGAAGAAGTGGAAGCTGCTATTCAACAGGTGTATGCATCTCGTCCGGAATTGGCCATGGTTAATTCAGACAAGGGAATTACCAACCTGCATGTACCTAGTGATATTATTATCGATGCTTCTATGCCGGCTGCTATTCGTACCTCAGGTAAAATGTGGGGACCGGATGGTAAACTGAAAGATACCAAAGCCATGATCCCGGATAGGTCTTATGCCGAAATATATCAAGAGGTATTTTCTTTCTGTAAGGAAAATGGAGCTTTTGATGTGACTACCATGGGGAGCGTTTCCAACGTGGGATTGATGGCAAAGAAAGCAGAGGAGTACGGATCGCATGATAAAACATTTTTGATTCCTGCTGACGGAACAGTGAGAGTCACTTTTAGTGATGGTTCTGTGGCCTTTGAGCATGCTGTTGAGGAAGGAGACATTTGGCGTATGTGTCAAACGCAGGATGTGGCAGTGAAAGATTGGGTGCGTCTGGCTGTTAAAAGAGCAAAGGCAACCGGTAATCCAGCTATTTTCTGGTTGGATAAGAATAGAGCGCATGATGCAAATATCATGGACAAAGTGAATGCTTACCTTCAGGAAGAAGATATTGCTGGATCAGACATCAAAATATTGTCGCCAGTGGAAGCTATGCAATATACTTTAAAACGCGTGAAAGTAGGTGAAGATACTATTTCGGTGACAGGTAATGTGCTTCGTGACTACTTGACTGATTTATTTCCTATTTTGGAGTTGGGAACAAGTGCCAAGATGTTATCTATTGTGCCCTTGTTGGCTGGCGGAGGTCTGTATGAGACCGGCGCAGGAGGCTCTGCTCCAAAACATGTGCAACAATTCTTGAGCGAAGGACATCTTCGTTGGGATTCGTTGGGAGAGTTTTTAGCATTGGCTGTGTCGTTGGAGGATATTGGTAATAAAACAAGGAATACTAAAGCAGTACTATTGGCTAAGGCTTTAAACCAGGCGAATAGCCAGTTTTTACTCAATGATAAATCTCCGTCGCGTAAGGTGAATGAACCAGATAATAGAACCAGTCATTTTTACCTGGCTCTATATTGGGCCAAAGCAATGGCCGAACAAACGGAAGATGTACCGTTGCAACGTAAGTTTGCTAAAATGGTATTGATGCTTACCGATCATGAAAGAAAAATTACCAAAGAACTGATTGATGCACAGGGTAAAGAAGTGAATATTGGTGGTTATTACCAACCAAATGAGGACTTGGTTTCAAAAGCTATGCGTCCAAGTGAGACCTTTAATAATATTCTGAGTAGGGTATAG
- a CDS encoding DUF4197 domain-containing protein, which translates to MHIKKILLISLISVCLSGCAELMQVVNTMDLDIPLTESEVASGLKEALRVGTDSAAHHLALKDGYFGDEMVKILLPPEADIIVKNASKIPGGQKLIDDVILGINRAAEDAASEAGPIFFKAIKEMTISDAMNILKGSNDAATTYFKSKTYQKLFDLYSPKIKSSINKDLIAGYSAGDTWSTMTSNYNKVASSFVGQMANLKTVDVELEGYLTQKALDGLFLKLADEEQKIRTDPVARVSDILKRVFK; encoded by the coding sequence ATGCACATAAAAAAAATTTTACTGATCTCCCTCATTTCCGTATGCTTAAGCGGGTGCGCAGAACTTATGCAAGTTGTTAACACAATGGATCTGGACATTCCCTTAACAGAGAGCGAAGTCGCATCCGGTTTAAAAGAGGCCCTACGTGTGGGTACCGATTCAGCAGCCCACCATTTGGCACTTAAGGATGGCTACTTTGGTGATGAAATGGTAAAAATATTGTTGCCCCCCGAAGCAGATATCATTGTAAAAAACGCCTCTAAAATACCGGGTGGGCAAAAGTTAATTGATGACGTTATACTGGGTATTAACCGAGCTGCTGAGGATGCAGCCAGTGAGGCAGGTCCCATATTCTTCAAGGCAATTAAAGAAATGACAATAAGCGATGCCATGAATATCCTAAAGGGATCCAATGATGCCGCCACTACCTATTTTAAATCCAAAACCTATCAGAAACTCTTTGATTTATACAGTCCTAAAATCAAAAGCTCCATCAACAAGGATTTAATAGCCGGCTATTCTGCCGGAGATACTTGGTCTACCATGACATCAAACTACAACAAGGTAGCATCTTCCTTTGTAGGTCAAATGGCCAATTTAAAAACTGTTGATGTGGAGTTAGAAGGCTATCTGACACAAAAAGCTTTAGACGGCTTATTCTTGAAGCTGGCAGATGAGGAACAGAAAATAAGAACGGATCCTGTTGCCAGAGTTAGCGACATTTTAAAAAGAGTATTTAAATAA
- a CDS encoding YgiQ family radical SAM protein, with amino-acid sequence MQHKISDWLPTTAKEVKERGWDELDVILFSGDAYIDHPSFGAAVIGRIIEAEGLKVAIVPQPNWRDDLRDFKKLGIPRLFFGVTAGSMDSMVNHYTANKRLRSDDAYTPGGKAGFRPDYASYEYTRILKKLYPDVPVLIGGIEASLRRVTHYDYWNDQLMPGILESTKADLLVYGMGEKPLKQIIHLMDKGVPFKSLTTIPQTAFLHEGEELPKNKNWKDLELASHEECLKDKVKYARNFRHVEEESNRWQAARLIQPVGKHKIVINPPFPPMSSKELDASFDLPYTRLPHPKYNKKGIIPAFEMIKFSVNMHRGCFGGCSFCTISAHQGKFIASRSEKSILKEVRAITQMPDFKGYISDLGGPSANMYKMEGKDLKICERCARPSCIHPNICTNLNTDHTAMTNIYKKVNKMHDIKKAFVGSGVRYDMLYNKMASTKEQDSHKEYMTELITNHVSGRLKVAPEHTSDDVLKLMRKPTFKLFYKFKEDFDRINKSANLNQQIIPYFISSHPGSQVKDMANLAVETKNLDFRLEQVQDLTPTPMTVSTVIFYSGIHPYTLEKTYTAKSKSDKQNQRIFLFWYKPEYKRRIESVLKQNNQQELIHQLFSKEKKEVYFSKKNTTNATSRKRRKQNK; translated from the coding sequence GTGCAACATAAAATAAGTGATTGGCTTCCTACCACAGCAAAAGAGGTAAAGGAAAGAGGATGGGATGAGTTAGATGTGATTCTTTTTAGTGGAGATGCATACATTGATCATCCCTCATTTGGTGCCGCCGTTATAGGCAGAATCATTGAAGCTGAAGGCTTAAAGGTAGCCATCGTACCGCAGCCTAATTGGCGTGACGACTTACGTGATTTTAAGAAACTGGGTATTCCCCGGCTGTTTTTTGGGGTTACCGCAGGTAGTATGGATTCCATGGTCAATCATTATACGGCAAACAAAAGGTTAAGGTCTGATGATGCATACACCCCGGGAGGGAAAGCTGGTTTCAGACCGGACTATGCGTCCTATGAATACACCCGCATATTAAAAAAGCTTTATCCTGATGTTCCTGTTTTAATAGGTGGCATAGAGGCTTCACTGCGCCGCGTAACTCATTACGATTATTGGAACGACCAGTTGATGCCGGGAATACTGGAATCAACCAAGGCCGATCTATTGGTCTATGGTATGGGAGAAAAGCCATTGAAACAGATCATTCATTTGATGGACAAGGGAGTACCTTTTAAGTCATTGACTACCATACCACAAACTGCCTTCTTACACGAAGGAGAGGAACTGCCCAAAAACAAAAATTGGAAAGATTTAGAATTAGCTTCGCATGAAGAATGTTTAAAGGATAAGGTTAAGTACGCCAGAAATTTCAGGCATGTAGAAGAAGAGTCGAACAGGTGGCAGGCAGCAAGGCTCATTCAGCCGGTGGGTAAACACAAGATTGTTATCAACCCTCCTTTTCCGCCCATGTCGAGCAAGGAATTGGATGCGTCCTTTGATTTACCATACACCAGACTTCCTCACCCCAAATACAACAAAAAAGGCATCATACCCGCTTTTGAGATGATTAAATTTTCGGTGAACATGCACCGTGGTTGTTTTGGCGGATGTAGTTTTTGTACCATATCGGCTCATCAGGGCAAATTTATTGCTTCCCGATCGGAGAAATCCATTTTAAAAGAAGTAAGAGCCATCACGCAGATGCCTGACTTCAAAGGCTATATATCCGACCTAGGAGGCCCCAGCGCCAACATGTATAAGATGGAGGGTAAAGACTTGAAAATATGCGAACGTTGCGCCCGTCCATCGTGTATTCACCCTAACATATGCACCAATCTAAACACCGACCATACGGCCATGACCAATATTTACAAAAAGGTTAATAAGATGCATGATATCAAAAAAGCCTTTGTGGGAAGTGGTGTAAGATACGACATGCTATATAATAAGATGGCCAGTACCAAGGAGCAGGACAGCCATAAGGAATATATGACCGAACTAATCACAAATCACGTTTCGGGCAGACTAAAGGTAGCACCCGAACACACTTCTGATGATGTTCTTAAACTAATGCGTAAACCTACCTTTAAGCTATTTTACAAGTTCAAAGAAGACTTTGATCGCATCAACAAGTCCGCCAATCTGAATCAACAGATCATACCCTATTTTATTTCTAGTCATCCGGGTAGTCAGGTAAAAGACATGGCCAATCTGGCGGTAGAAACCAAGAATCTAGATTTTAGGCTTGAGCAGGTACAGGATCTTACCCCAACGCCAATGACCGTATCTACTGTTATCTTTTATTCAGGTATACACCCATACACATTAGAAAAAACATATACTGCCAAATCGAAAAGTGACAAACAGAACCAACGGATTTTTCTATTCTGGTACAAACCAGAATACAAAAGGAGGATTGAAAGTGTACTTAAACAAAACAATCAGCAGGAACTGATACACCAACTATTTTCAAAAGAAAAAAAAGAAGTCTATTTTTCTAAAAAGAATACCACAAATGCGACAAGTAGAAAACGGCGCAAGCAAAACAAATAA
- a CDS encoding NigD1/NigD2 family lipoprotein, with protein sequence MKFLKMKHMLLMFAIVVGMSACSEDSDPIPEVFTRFGFMYTDGGNYFIDIDGGEKLMVESFDDEGVELDAYDRVLATFSIKETPEETILYDYLVELKGFYDIDFSDIVTLDDDSRDTIGDGFITVTDMGISENYLNLQIFYAQQKGSHVFSLCYDATQQEDGEAVILDLYNYYPEEEEDGGANYYTYQTYDLSELSSLLELNEDNEIEFRIRVNKGDSQEKIYQVVYDPS encoded by the coding sequence ATGAAGTTTTTAAAAATGAAGCATATGTTGCTTATGTTCGCTATTGTTGTCGGGATGTCAGCCTGTTCAGAAGATAGTGACCCAATACCAGAGGTGTTTACACGTTTTGGTTTTATGTATACAGATGGGGGTAATTACTTTATCGATATTGATGGTGGCGAGAAGCTAATGGTGGAATCCTTTGATGATGAAGGGGTAGAACTAGATGCTTATGATAGGGTGCTTGCTACTTTTTCCATCAAAGAAACACCAGAGGAGACTATTCTTTATGATTATTTGGTGGAGTTGAAAGGTTTTTACGATATTGACTTTTCTGATATTGTGACCTTAGATGATGATAGTCGCGACACCATTGGAGATGGCTTTATTACAGTAACAGATATGGGTATATCTGAGAATTATTTGAATTTGCAGATTTTTTATGCCCAGCAAAAAGGATCGCATGTGTTTTCTTTGTGTTATGATGCAACTCAACAGGAGGATGGTGAAGCTGTTATTCTAGATCTGTATAATTATTATCCGGAGGAAGAAGAAGATGGTGGCGCTAATTATTATACCTACCAAACATACGATTTGAGTGAGCTTTCTTCTCTGTTAGAGCTGAATGAGGATAATGAAATTGAATTCAGGATAAGGGTTAATAAAGGAGATTCGCAGGAAAAAATATATCAAGTAGTGTATGATCCTAGTTAG
- a CDS encoding AraC family transcriptional regulator: MIDCTIYFHDNVLIGYPVKKKYSKDSKEDWFTIIDHCGYYDQSHLINDFKYYLNLSPTKYIKFQQDICDPVN, from the coding sequence GTGATTGATTGCACTATTTATTTTCATGATAATGTTCTAATAGGTTATCCGGTAAAAAAAAAGTATTCAAAGGATTCAAAAGAAGATTGGTTTACTATTATTGACCATTGTGGTTACTACGATCAAAGCCATCTTATCAATGATTTTAAATATTATCTTAATCTTAGTCCAACAAAATATATAAAATTCCAGCAAGACATTTGTGATCCTGTAAACTGA
- a CDS encoding hybrid sensor histidine kinase/response regulator transcription factor, with product MRIIIQVIGLLVFFLEANGEVLRFEHYSDENGLSHNSVRSIIQDTKGYIWLGTFGGVNRFNGYSFKAYTGKPNDVSYLQDNDITQLVLGDDEHMWIGTSNGLTRYHIPTSSFITFHPDSMGCELVGNKIRSLFIDSEKRVWAGTKNNGLCYYSHRKKIFVPVEMGAVKYVRSIFQTQDKTIWVGTFGYGLYAIRMDGEDRIQSTTHYDLKGIPGSELNPDVFFIYQDHKFDLFVGTRYGLFKKNKFTDAFDLVKQKNVTPDFFRCITQGPNGKYWVGTLKGLLVCDLLEDISIDKYERYVNDLSDPGSLGNNYVTSLFFDKSGVLWIGTENGLDKYDPFRNQFKTIRGQSLAKDVALDVSSYGKTVDGHLLLGTHSNGLYLLKNDSFRQISSNEHRIASIYSADGKVFYCGLWDGRILKYNYLSAHIEIIDVGINDSPVFSILKVAPSLLLIGSHNEGLHQYDLKSRMHKKIKADIQNLTGINKIIQDDANMIWFATQNGVFKYDRYKEEVKNYIHSAHDSISLSNIEVKDILIDADGKIWAGTRQGLNYYDATLDNFVPVHTPPELKDIWITDMAIDSLGKMWLNINYNQIANYNPRNNELRFYIVKSGMRSTIYYKRGFLYFDHSRIYLGGENGIIYFAPTGMYENIYSPKPVIDKLVVHNKEVFCGDEINGQVILNKNFNYVPKVELNYVNRDFSVSFSSSSYVNQRLNQYQYVLNGYTEEWTTVGSDQRNVQFTNLKPGKYKLRLKARNNDGYWSDESMYEIIIMPPFWYTYKAFAIYIILFLLLIFQIRRITIFRIKMKQELLFEKIKREKDEKLNEEKLRFFTNISHELKTPLTLILGPAKQLLEFNHVSQEVRKNHQLIYSNAARLLGLVNQIIDFRKVERGEVELKVSHIEIVHYTQELFASFQIMADQKQLAYSFDCKQEKIEGWIDVNKYERIIFNLLSNAFKFTLNGQVKLSLDIVEKGKRCIQIAVQDTGIGIPKNRQGKIFNRFYQVKEQLKYNTGSGIGLSFVKSLVEIHHGEISFESEINKGSTFYILLPIGKTSYASNELFECNIITPSVKTSIEEPDEVRVESFANKEPLLIIEDNEELRKYIANTLSDTYKTYESSNGEEGLELVRKIRPVVVVSDVMMERMDGFEFCRQLKKDQEISHIPVILLTALAEIENKKEGLKIGADAYISKPFDPSLLKVQIINIIENRRKLKERYSSEADMEIDQLSHSQADDEFISKIQVFIQENMMSPKLNKELLCSEFGISSSKLYRKIKELTDLSPNEMIRTVRLKNAFVLLKNGNNNVSEVAYKVGFSDPFYFSRCFSKQFGHPPSKLLS from the coding sequence ATGCGAATAATTATTCAGGTCATAGGTTTACTGGTCTTTTTTTTAGAGGCTAATGGTGAAGTGCTTCGTTTTGAACATTATAGTGATGAAAATGGACTTTCGCATAATTCAGTGAGATCAATCATACAAGATACCAAAGGCTATATTTGGTTGGGTACTTTTGGGGGTGTTAATCGCTTTAATGGTTATAGTTTTAAGGCCTATACAGGTAAGCCTAATGATGTTAGTTATTTGCAGGATAATGATATTACTCAATTGGTTTTAGGTGACGATGAGCATATGTGGATTGGCACCAGTAATGGATTGACGCGTTATCATATTCCCACTTCATCATTTATTACATTTCATCCCGATTCAATGGGCTGTGAGTTGGTGGGTAATAAAATAAGATCGTTATTTATTGATAGTGAGAAACGGGTGTGGGCTGGAACCAAGAATAATGGCCTTTGCTATTATAGTCATCGTAAAAAAATATTTGTGCCTGTTGAAATGGGGGCGGTTAAATATGTTCGGTCTATATTTCAAACGCAAGATAAAACCATATGGGTGGGAACTTTCGGATATGGTTTGTATGCCATCCGCATGGATGGGGAGGACCGCATCCAAAGTACAACTCATTATGATTTGAAAGGAATACCAGGCAGCGAATTAAACCCTGATGTGTTTTTTATATATCAGGACCATAAGTTTGATTTGTTTGTGGGAACACGCTATGGTTTGTTTAAAAAAAATAAATTCACAGATGCCTTTGATTTGGTTAAGCAGAAGAATGTGACTCCTGATTTTTTTAGATGCATCACGCAAGGACCCAACGGAAAGTATTGGGTGGGAACATTAAAAGGTTTATTGGTGTGTGACTTGTTGGAGGATATCTCCATCGATAAATATGAAAGGTATGTGAATGATCTTTCAGATCCCGGGTCATTGGGTAATAATTATGTTACTTCTTTATTTTTTGATAAATCAGGTGTTCTTTGGATTGGAACAGAAAATGGTTTGGATAAATATGATCCGTTCAGAAACCAGTTTAAGACCATCAGAGGACAAAGTCTAGCCAAAGATGTTGCGTTAGATGTTAGTAGTTATGGGAAGACTGTAGATGGTCACTTGCTGTTGGGAACACATTCCAATGGATTGTATTTGCTTAAAAATGACTCGTTTCGACAAATATCATCCAACGAACATCGTATTGCCAGTATTTATAGCGCCGATGGAAAAGTATTTTATTGTGGTTTGTGGGATGGTAGAATTCTCAAATACAATTACCTAAGTGCTCACATTGAAATAATAGATGTGGGTATTAATGATTCGCCTGTGTTTTCTATTTTAAAAGTAGCACCCTCCTTATTGCTCATTGGGTCACATAATGAAGGACTACACCAATATGATTTGAAATCCCGAATGCATAAAAAAATAAAAGCTGATATACAAAACCTTACAGGGATCAATAAGATAATTCAGGATGATGCAAATATGATTTGGTTTGCAACGCAAAATGGTGTATTTAAGTATGATAGGTATAAAGAGGAGGTTAAGAACTATATCCATAGTGCTCATGATAGTATCAGCTTGTCAAATATCGAAGTGAAAGATATCTTGATAGATGCCGATGGTAAAATATGGGCAGGTACTAGACAGGGACTGAATTATTATGATGCCACATTGGATAATTTTGTACCAGTACATACGCCCCCAGAGCTAAAGGATATTTGGATTACAGATATGGCGATTGATTCCCTGGGGAAAATGTGGCTCAATATTAATTATAACCAAATTGCCAATTATAATCCAAGAAACAATGAGCTGCGATTTTATATCGTGAAAAGTGGTATGAGATCAACGATCTATTACAAAAGAGGTTTTTTATATTTTGATCATTCGAGAATTTATTTGGGGGGTGAAAATGGTATCATCTATTTTGCGCCTACGGGAATGTATGAAAATATCTATTCGCCAAAGCCTGTAATCGATAAGTTGGTGGTTCATAATAAAGAAGTGTTTTGTGGCGATGAGATCAATGGACAGGTTATTCTGAATAAGAACTTTAATTATGTGCCCAAGGTAGAACTGAATTATGTGAATAGAGACTTTTCGGTTTCTTTTTCTTCATCATCGTATGTAAATCAACGACTTAATCAGTACCAATATGTGCTGAATGGCTATACTGAAGAATGGACAACGGTGGGTAGTGATCAACGTAATGTGCAATTTACCAACCTTAAACCAGGCAAGTATAAACTTAGGTTGAAAGCTAGAAATAATGATGGATATTGGAGCGATGAATCCATGTATGAGATTATCATCATGCCACCATTTTGGTACACATATAAGGCTTTTGCTATTTATATTATATTGTTTTTGTTGTTGATATTTCAAATTCGGCGTATAACCATTTTTCGCATAAAGATGAAGCAGGAGTTGCTGTTTGAAAAAATTAAACGCGAAAAAGATGAAAAACTCAACGAAGAAAAACTTCGTTTCTTTACCAATATTTCGCATGAACTTAAAACACCACTTACCCTTATTCTTGGTCCGGCCAAGCAATTATTGGAGTTTAATCATGTTAGTCAGGAGGTGCGAAAAAATCATCAGCTAATATATTCCAATGCTGCACGTTTGTTGGGACTTGTAAATCAGATTATTGATTTTAGAAAAGTAGAGCGGGGTGAGGTGGAATTAAAGGTTTCGCACATCGAAATAGTACATTATACACAAGAACTGTTTGCGTCTTTTCAAATAATGGCCGACCAAAAACAATTGGCTTATTCTTTTGATTGTAAGCAGGAAAAAATTGAGGGATGGATCGATGTTAATAAGTATGAACGAATCATTTTTAACCTGTTATCTAATGCTTTTAAGTTTACCTTAAATGGGCAAGTGAAATTATCCCTGGATATCGTGGAAAAGGGAAAGCGATGTATTCAAATAGCAGTTCAGGATACAGGAATAGGTATCCCTAAGAATAGACAAGGAAAGATATTTAATCGCTTTTATCAGGTAAAGGAACAGTTAAAATATAATACAGGCTCAGGTATTGGTCTTTCTTTTGTAAAATCATTGGTTGAGATTCATCATGGTGAAATATCGTTTGAAAGTGAGATAAACAAAGGATCTACCTTTTATATTCTTCTGCCCATTGGTAAAACGTCGTATGCCAGCAATGAACTGTTTGAATGTAATATTATCACACCTTCAGTAAAAACTTCCATTGAAGAACCTGATGAAGTACGGGTGGAGTCTTTTGCAAATAAGGAGCCTTTGCTGATCATAGAGGATAATGAAGAGCTTCGTAAGTATATTGCCAATACACTGTCTGATACCTATAAAACTTATGAGTCTTCTAATGGTGAGGAAGGACTGGAGCTTGTGAGAAAAATTCGACCGGTGGTGGTGGTGTCTGATGTGATGATGGAACGTATGGATGGGTTTGAATTCTGCCGGCAGCTGAAAAAAGACCAAGAGATAAGTCATATACCGGTTATCTTGCTTACAGCTTTGGCCGAGATAGAAAATAAAAAAGAGGGTCTGAAGATAGGTGCAGATGCTTATATCTCTAAGCCGTTTGACCCTTCGCTATTAAAGGTTCAAATCATTAATATTATAGAAAACAGACGTAAGTTAAAAGAACGCTACTCTTCGGAGGCCGATATGGAAATTGACCAGCTCTCTCACTCGCAGGCCGACGATGAATTTATTAGCAAAATACAAGTGTTCATTCAAGAAAATATGATGAGCCCTAAACTGAATAAAGAGCTTCTGTGTTCTGAATTTGGTATTAGTTCCTCAAAATTATACAGAAAGATTAAAGAACTAACCGATCTTTCGCCAAATGAAATGATTAGAACCGTGCGACTGAAAAATGCCTTTGTGTTATTAAAGAATGGTAATAATAATGTTTCTGAGGTGGCTTATAAAGTTGGTTTTAGTGACCCGTTTTATTTTAGTCGGTGTTTTAGTAAACAGTTTGGACATCCTCCTAGTAAGCTTTTAAGCTAA
- a CDS encoding DNA polymerase III subunit gamma/tau, producing MDYIVSARKYRPSTFVSVVGQQNITTTLKNAIKGSQLAHAYLFCGPRGVGKTTCARIFAKTINCSNISADFEACNECESCKSFNENRSYNIHELDGASNNSVEDIRSLIDKVRVPPQIGSYSVYIIDEVHMLSQAAFNAFLKTLEEPPKHAIFILATTEKHKILPTILSRCQIYDFNRITIEDAVGHLKYVAESEHITVEEEGLTVIAQKADGAMRDALSIFDQIVAFSGKSISYQQVIDNLNVLDYDFYFRLVDAFLAEDTTQTLLIFDEILKRGFDAHHFISGLSSHLRDLLVCKDAATIQLLDVGAKIKEKYGVQAQKSTIDFLMDALNITNDCDLQYRVAKNKRLHVEFALLKIARVLDEQRKK from the coding sequence ATGGATTATATTGTTTCAGCACGAAAATATCGTCCCTCTACCTTTGTTTCGGTGGTAGGGCAGCAGAACATCACCACTACATTAAAAAATGCCATTAAAGGCAGTCAACTGGCACACGCCTATCTTTTTTGCGGACCGCGAGGTGTGGGAAAGACGACTTGTGCCCGTATCTTTGCTAAAACCATCAACTGTTCGAATATATCAGCTGATTTTGAAGCGTGTAATGAGTGTGAATCCTGTAAGTCTTTTAATGAGAATCGTTCTTATAATATTCATGAACTGGATGGAGCCTCCAATAACTCAGTAGAGGATATCAGGAGTCTGATTGATAAAGTTCGTGTTCCACCTCAGATAGGTAGTTATAGTGTATATATTATCGATGAGGTTCACATGTTATCGCAGGCAGCTTTTAATGCTTTTCTTAAAACATTGGAAGAGCCACCCAAGCATGCCATCTTTATTTTGGCCACTACTGAAAAACATAAAATACTACCAACGATCCTGTCTCGTTGCCAGATTTACGATTTTAATAGGATTACCATTGAAGATGCGGTAGGTCATTTAAAATATGTAGCAGAGAGTGAGCATATAACTGTGGAAGAAGAGGGGTTAACCGTCATTGCACAAAAAGCTGATGGAGCTATGCGGGATGCACTTTCCATCTTTGATCAGATTGTGGCTTTCTCAGGTAAAAGTATCAGCTATCAGCAAGTAATCGATAATTTGAATGTATTGGATTATGATTTTTACTTTAGGTTGGTGGATGCTTTTCTGGCAGAAGATACTACACAAACACTATTGATTTTTGATGAGATATTGAAACGGGGATTTGATGCACATCATTTTATTTCCGGTTTAAGTTCTCATTTGCGTGATTTACTTGTATGTAAGGATGCAGCCACCATTCAGTTGCTGGATGTGGGTGCTAAAATTAAGGAGAAGTACGGTGTTCAGGCGCAAAAAAGTACGATTGACTTTTTAATGGATGCTTTAAATATTACCAACGATTGCGATTTGCAATATAGGGTGGCTAAAAATAAGCGTTTGCATGTGGAGTTTGCTCTTCTTAAGATAGCACGTGTATTAGATGAACAAAGAAAAAAGTAG